Within the Pseudomonas sp. Bout1 genome, the region ACAGAGCGCAGCCTGATTGAGACGGATATTTTTTCCTGCCAATGCGCCGATACAGGCTCTTCCTGATGCTCGCATCTCGACTTGGGTTTTCCGGCCGGCGTGCGACTGTGTTCGACATTGCCTGAGCTTTCGCACAGGCGTCGACGCAGGCCAAGAGATAGGAGTCGTAGATGGATGACGTAGGAAAGGCGCGCGCTCGCAAGTTTGCTGAGTCGCTGCGGCATGCAAGCTGGGTTATCGATGATGAAGCAGCCGGCGCACGAAATGCCGTTGGATTCTGGCTGTACTCATACAACCTGGTTGCTGGCCCCCGACTCGTTGGCCAGCTGACGCTGGACGGCTATCGAGCAATGCAGAGCGGCGAGGATCTGAAGAATCTTGACGGACTTCAGCCCGCTGATGTTCTCGGCGCAACCCTCAGCGCCTATGACGCTCTGCCCGAGCGGAGCCGCAATGCAGGGGAGTCGCAAACCGTCATATCAGCACTGTCGCTATACGCCAGTTCAACTATGACCTGGCAGGCGCTGCCGCCTCTCAAAACTGGAGCGCACCAACACTTCATGGTGTTCGATTGGCTCACGGCTTCCGGCAAGAGGATTTTTCGCCCCGCCGCTGCAATCACCGGTTCCGTTCTTGCTCCTGAAATCCTGACCGACTTCAGTAAGCAAGTGCTCACCGCCCATTTGTCGAAACACCCCCACGAAACGCCTTACTAACCCCAAACTACAGGGACTTTGCTCATGCCAATCCGTCACATCATCGTTCATCAGATCGACAAAAAACCTGATGGTACTCCAGCCGTCCTGCACGCCCGCGACAGCGAGCTGGGTGTGTCGCCACCCATCGACAACATGCTCGCCGATCTAAACGAGAGCTACAACGCAAAGCAGGGCAAGGCCTGGGGGCTCTTCCATGCGGAGTCCGGCGCTTATCCCTTCAGCCGATGGCTGAAGGAGTACATCGAGGGCGGCCAGGACTTCACATCTTTCACTCACGCTGCCGTAGAGCACCTGCAAAAGCTGATGGAAGAATCGAACCTCTCCACCGGCGGCCACGTCCTGTTCGCCCACTATCAGCAAGGCATGACCGACTACATGGCCATCGCCCTGCTGCACCACAGCGACGGCGTGGCGGTGACCGACGCCCTGGACGTGACCCCAGCCAAGCACCTGGATCTCGGCCAACTGCACCTGGCAGCGCGCATCAACATCAGCGAGTGGCAGAACAACAAGCAGTCCAAACAGTACATTTCGTTCATCAAGGGCAAGAACGGTCGAAAGGTCTCCGACTACTTCCGTGATTTCATCGGTTGCCAGGAGGGTGTAGACGCCCCCGGTGAAACCCGCACCTTGCTCAAGGCATTCAGCGATTTCGTCGAGAGCGAGGATCTGCCCGAGGAGCAGGCGCGGGAGAAGACCAATACTCTGGTTGGCTACGCGACCAGCCAGGCGAAGTTGGGCGAGCCGATGACGCTGGAGGAGCTGTCCGGGCTGATCGATGAAGATCGACCAAAGGCGTTCTACGATCACATCCGCAACCGCGACTACGGACTGTCACCTGAGATCCCAGCGGATAAACGCACCCTGAACCAATTCCGCCGCTTCACCGGCCGCGCCGAAGGTCTGTCGATCAGCTTCGAGGCCCACCTGCTGGGCTCCAAGATCGACTACGACGAGAATGCCGGCACGCTGACTATTCGCAATCTACCCACTCAGTTGCGTGATCAACTCAAGCGCGGCTAAAAAAATGCCCCGTCCATCTCTGGACGGGGCAGATACTGCTTAGCCTGGCCGGGTTCCTGCTGGGCTTTAGCGCAAGCTCAGGCCGTCGAACCCAAGCCGCAATGAGAGGTGTTCGGCAACCGAAGCGCCGATCTTGCTGGCAAAGCGATCCAGGGGATTCTGTTTGCGGGTGAAGTCAACGATCTTGCTCACACCTACGACTTCACGAGCCACGTAGTCAGAATCACCCAGGCGATCAACCAGCCCCAGTCCTACCGCTTGCTCACCAGTCCATATCAGCCCCGAGTATAGGTCGGGATTCTCCTTCGCTTTCAAACGCTCTCCCCGCCCAGCCTCAACCGAGCGAATGAATTGGTTGTGGGTTGTTTTGAGCACCCCTTCCCAGAACTTCGTCTCCTCTTGATTTTGAGGCTGGAATTGATCGAGGAAGGCCTTGTGTTCGCCGGACGTATAGGAGCGGCGTTCGACCCCAAGCTTTTGCATGAGCTCGACGTAACCAAAGCTCGCCGCGGTTACACCGATCGATCCGACCAAACTGGCCTTGTCCGCAAATATCTCATCGGCTGCGCTGGCAATGTAATAGCCACCGGAGGCCCCCAGATCTGTGATGACGGCATAAACCTTCGTGTCTGGATGCAGTGCACGCAAGCGGCGAACTTCGTCGTAAACATGGCCTGCTTGGACGGGACTACCGCCTGGGCTGTTGATTTCCAAAATCACAGCTTTCGTATTCTCACTTTCAAAGGCCTTGCCGAGGCTACGCTTCAGGTTCTCAGCGCTCGCTTCCTCCCCATCCGCAATCACTCCCCTCACCTTGATTTTTGCTGTTACCGGCACATCGGCCCCAACGCCATCAAGGTCTGCCCTTCCGCCGACCACAAAGGCAGTCACGACGATCCCAAGAGTCGCGAGACGGAAAAAATTCTTCCAGCGACGTGCTGAGCGCTGCTCTTTGATGCTTGCTTGCAGCGTTCGCTCCAAGACTTCAAGGCTTTGATCCATGGGATTTCCGTCAGAAAATTTATACACGGCTATTAAACACTGAGGAGAAGCAATCCTGAACAGGCAACGGGAACTTGGGATTCTCGACGATCGTGAGAGAAGGAGGCAGATCAACCTATACGGAGAACCATTTATGCAGGTCGTCACGCCCCAAGCCCGGCATCAGGCTGGACTTAACCTCAGCCTGGCCATTGGAGTTACTGGCTCACCACAAGCACTTTCTCGACTGAAGGCCAAGCTCGAATTAGCTGTTGAGGATGCTTTGCAAGATCTCTCCCAACAGGCCAGCAATGAGCTTGGAATTGAGATCGGTCGCTGCAACATCGAAACGTCCATCTCCCAACCAGAGCGCGACGGTTCGGCGTCGAGCTTGCCCCCCAAGAGTGATTCGGCGGAGCAGCTGGGAGTCCCCTCGGGGTCTGCATCCTCAGCTCCCCTGAAAGCAGGATCGTGCCTGTGAGCGCCGCATCCGCCGTGACACATCACCTCGAGCACGAGCGCTTTGTAGTGCGGGATATCTCTGACCAGTATGAGGCTCCGACCTTTGACCTGATTTTCCGAGACCAGGAGCACGGAGTTGAGCGT harbors:
- the yejK gene encoding nucleoid-associated protein YejK produces the protein MPIRHIIVHQIDKKPDGTPAVLHARDSELGVSPPIDNMLADLNESYNAKQGKAWGLFHAESGAYPFSRWLKEYIEGGQDFTSFTHAAVEHLQKLMEESNLSTGGHVLFAHYQQGMTDYMAIALLHHSDGVAVTDALDVTPAKHLDLGQLHLAARINISEWQNNKQSKQYISFIKGKNGRKVSDYFRDFIGCQEGVDAPGETRTLLKAFSDFVESEDLPEEQAREKTNTLVGYATSQAKLGEPMTLEELSGLIDEDRPKAFYDHIRNRDYGLSPEIPADKRTLNQFRRFTGRAEGLSISFEAHLLGSKIDYDENAGTLTIRNLPTQLRDQLKRG
- the sppA gene encoding signal peptide peptidase SppA; protein product: MDQSLEVLERTLQASIKEQRSARRWKNFFRLATLGIVVTAFVVGGRADLDGVGADVPVTAKIKVRGVIADGEEASAENLKRSLGKAFESENTKAVILEINSPGGSPVQAGHVYDEVRRLRALHPDTKVYAVITDLGASGGYYIASAADEIFADKASLVGSIGVTAASFGYVELMQKLGVERRSYTSGEHKAFLDQFQPQNQEETKFWEGVLKTTHNQFIRSVEAGRGERLKAKENPDLYSGLIWTGEQAVGLGLVDRLGDSDYVAREVVGVSKIVDFTRKQNPLDRFASKIGASVAEHLSLRLGFDGLSLR